Proteins encoded by one window of Carassius auratus strain Wakin chromosome 8, ASM336829v1, whole genome shotgun sequence:
- the LOC113107783 gene encoding interleukin-17 receptor E, with protein sequence MYSSWCSARVVLLCVLFKCAFPLRESLRVRQESRSAGLKERRLPELRLSTLLSQDVCVRVRLSVQTLLTNQTLLVESRDSETGSSDTLFMWIHNNTVTWNSSSGEEPRTSRIQTRELTSHQTFWTVRYDCFLAQPGSTVSVSVYSHSHLLISADHAVEHTDPVPKASVTVDEHAKLFTVRLETDQKVRMSLCYKFSHAECVQITHVPETDPKLQPTVDLRLPHLVPCVCVQLWFLGPDSRRNTQCPLRERALLHGGDVLSSSSVTVRGSVLHWEPVCPADQSDPSVSLCWRISTQSSHCVPAPNTTLHKTKLEYNVSAVDRHPQMCVKFSLNGSHQVFCPFESEGRSEWSVRVVPGSRHLHLLLSSSVSAWFSAQLCSRRGEMCSSQGSVISQLVHGGATEAQLSLPFPVLSSALCVQVWCSDLRESSGRRIICPDFTHRRWGLITGSALTLLAVGTVLVSITCYLLKRRTKVWRRRPVLLVCSSDDAAHISAVCSLASVLQGELSMDVRLAQWASSLAQLGPVPWLYGQCQAVQKAGGLVLIAWSPDALQAFLRLAKSDWVAGSQFSETGLYSAAEEEEQKCSDGEWMEKPAESSSITAPVLNAALCCLWTGLRSDGHARGFGLVCFQRLNNSSTSIPKQLRCVPKYCLSKDLSSLIHDLTDSWDGAGEAQGSGRCWPRLLSKAMSFFMSRQLAPRLEAGLPGAGFPKSSRKSVKSKRKMWRHKKRRSKVVSACLSRKRNSAPELLVKS encoded by the exons ATGTACAGCTCGTGGTGTAGCGCGCGCGTGGTGTTGCTGTGTGTTCTGTTTAAATGCGCGTTCCCTCTGCGAGAGAGTCTCCGAGTCAGACAG GAAAGCAGAAGTGCTG GACTGAAGGAGCGTCGTCTGCCCGAGCTCAGACTCTCCACGCTGCTCTCGCAGGACGTGTGTGTCCGTGTGCGGCTCTCCGTCCAGACTCTGT TGACCAACCAGACGCTGCTGGTGGAGTCCAGAGACTCTGAAACCGGTTCCTCTGACACGCTGTTCATGTGGATCCACAACAACACTGTTACG TGGAACAGCAGCAGTGGAGAAGAGCCTCGCACATCTAGAATCCAGACGCGGGAGCTGACATCCCATCAGACCTTT TGGACGGTGAGGTATGACTGTTTCCTGGCCCAGCCTGGATCCACCGTCAGCGTGTCTGTTTACTCTCACAGTCATCTGCTCATCAGTGCAGATCACGCCGTAGAGCACACAG ATCCAGTGCCCAAAGCCAGTGTCACGGTGGATGAGCACGCTAAACTCTTCACTGTACGACTGGAAACAGACCAGAAAGTGAGGATGAGCCTGTGCTATAAATTTTCACATGCAGAATGTGTTCAAATAACCCATGTACCTGAG acTGACCCCAAGCTTCAGCCGACCGTTGATCTGAGACTGCCCCACCTGGTGCCCTGTGTCTGTGTGCAG CTGTGGTTTCTAGGCCCTGATTCCAGAAGAAACACTCAGTGTCCATTAAGAGAGAGAGCACTTCTGC ATGGAGGTGATGTCTTGTCCTCGAGCTCAGTTACAGTTCGTGGCTCTGTTCTACATTGGGAGCCTGTCTGCCCTGCTGACCAATCAGATCCCTCCGTCTCTCTGTGCTGGCGAATCAGCACGCAGAGCTCTCACTGTGTCCCCGCCCCCAACACCACCCTCCACAAGACGAAACTG GAGTATAACGTGTCTGCTGTAGACAGACACCCTCAGATGTGTGTGAAG TTTTCTCTGAATGGCAGTCATCAAGTCTTCTGTCCATTCGAGTCAG aggGCCGCTCTGAGTGGAGCGTGAGGGTCGTCCCCGGGTCTCGGCACCTGCACCTGCTCCTGTCCTCCAGTGTCTCGGCTTGGTTTTCTGCTCAGCTGTGCTCCAGACGGGGAGAGATGTGTTCATCTCAAGGGAGCGTCATCTCACAGCTGGTG CACGGGGGCGCCACTGAGGCCCAGCTGAGCCTGCCCTTCCCCGTCCTCTCATCAGCACTGTGTGTgcag GTGTGGTGCTCGGATCTCCGTGAATCATCTGGAAGACGAATCATCTGTCCTGACT TCACACACAGGCGCTGGGGTCTCATCACTGGCTCTGCTCTGACTCTTCTGGCTGTGGGGACCGTGCTGGTCTCCATCACGTGCTACCTGCtcaaaagaagaacaaaag TGTGGCGGAGACGTCCCGTGCTGCTCGTGTGCTCGTCCGATGACGCCGCGCACATCTCTGCCGTCTGCAGTCTAGCCTCCGTCCTGCAGGGGGAGCTCTCGATGGACGTGCGGCTGGCGCAGTGGGCGTCCTCTCTGGCTCAGCTGGGGCCCGTGCCGTGGCTGTACGGACAGTGTCAGGCCGTGCAGAAGGCAGGAGGTCTCGTCCTGATCGCCTGGAGCCCTGACGCCCTTCAGGCGTTTCTGAGACTGGCGAAGAGCGATTGGGTGGCTGGATCTCAGTTCTCTGAGACCGGGCTGTATAGTGCTGCTGAAGAGGAAGAGCAGAAGTGCAGTGATGGGGAATGGATGGAGAAGCCAGCGGAGTCGTCCTCCATCACGGCTCCTGTGCTCAACGCCGCCCTCTGCTGTCTGTGGACGGGATTACGCAGCGATGGCCACGCCAGGGGGTTTGGACTGGTGTGCTTCCAGAGACTTAACAACAGCAGCACTTCCATCCCAAAACAGCTCCGCTGTGTCCCAAAGTACTGTCTCTCGAAGGACCTGTCCTCTTTAATTCATGACCTGACCGACTCATGGGATGGAGCTGGAGAAGCCCAAGGGAGTGGGCGATGCTGGCCCCGTCTTCTGTCCAAAGCGATGTCGTTCTTCATGTCACGTCAGCTCGCGCCCAGACTAGAGGCAGGGCTTCCTGGAGCGGGCTTTCCCAAGTCCTCACGGAAATCAGTCAAATCAAAGCGAAAGATGTGGAGGCACAAAAAGCGCCGCAGTAAAGTGGTATCTGCGTGTTTGTCCAGAAAGAGAAACTCTGCGCCAGAGCTTCTAGTGAAATCCTAG